The DNA sequence TGGCCCATCGAGATTGGAGTATACCGAAACACCTCTCCACATCTTTGCGATAAGCCTCTTGTTTTTTACAAAAGTGTTTCTCCTCTTCTGTTTTGGTGTTTGATATTGTTTTGGCAAAAGTGGACCACCTCGGATATATTCCATCAGCAAACAGATAGTAACCATTGGTGTACCTTTTTTATTGACCTCAAACTCAACCAGAGGAGCAGTTCCACCTATGACATGCTCGAACACATTAGACGCACCAAGAACATTTAGGTCAATTTGAGCTCCAGGGGTTCCGAAGAATGCGTGCCATATATGAGTGTCGTAAGAAGCCACTGTTTCAAGAATAATAGCTGGTCTACCCTTTCAACCTGAGAAAGTTCCAGCCCAGTCGGTTGGGCAATTCTTCCACTCTCAATGCATGCAATCGATGCTCTCAATTATGCTTATAAACCCATGACATTGTCCTCTGTTGAGAAGCCTATATAGATCAGCAAGATTTGGAGGACAAAAGAACTACCCAGCATAAAGAAACTTGACTTGTCTACAATATTTCTTGAGACATTCCAGCGCCGTAGAAGCCCCCATCTTAGTGATCTCATCACATTGATCTGCAGTTGCACTGTACGCAAGCATTCTCAGGGCACTTGTCATTTTTTGTTCGGGAAGAAATCCCATTTTTCCAATGGCATCTTCTTTTTGCCCCCAAAAACTATCGAAGTTGCATAGGTCCTCCATTATGCATTGGAAGACATGTTTTTGCATTCTGTACCGCCTCCGAAAATCTGCTTCGCCGTACACTGGACGTTCGACAAAATAATCTTTCAGGAGAAAATGACCTCGGACTTCTCTATCTCTTTCGACATTTGGGTCACGGCCAGGTCGTGAACCACACTCTCTAGGTGTCTCTGATAATTGATATAGCGCCACCATAGCAGCGGCTTGAGAGTTTGCTACTTGAATCCGCTCGATCTCTTCCATATTTTCACGCTCCCTTTCTAACAACCATTTATTCAACTATTCCATCAGAAAGAGGAGAAATGAGATGGATAAGATTTCAGAAGAGATGTAGGCGTAGAATGAGAGGAATGTGTGAGTAGAGAATGAATCAATCTTGAAAGATAAAAAGTTAGGATAAGTACACGTGTCACGTATATATAGGTCGGAAATCTTATCATATATCCTAGATATAATTTCAGAAGATAACAATATCTATTGTTAGCACATGTCATATGAAGATTGGTTGATAATCTTATCAATTGTCatacatattttatttttctgatgaTAACGATATCTATGCATATAGAatgtgatttaaaaaaaaaaattaattaatgttTGGtgattaatctcattattaattACGTTAATTACAAGTTTAACATCATTTTGAATTAATGAATTATTCAAATTGGAAGTGTGAATAGTGAATTTCCAGTCAAATTATCTTTTATTGGTGCATTGTGTAAGTCGGAGACAATTACCAATTTTGAATAACCAGTAGATTGGTAGTACGTACCAATTTAGTTGACAAATGAGCAATTACTCTAAAAACATGGATGCATCTGCTCTTAGTGTATATCCATGTGCCATATGCTCCACCTCACCTGCAGTTGCAAAGTTTTTGGGAAAGTCATTGTCGACCATGAAAGCTAGTCGAGGAGCCAGAGGGATAGATTTACATGGGAATAAACGTACTGCACAAAAAGAATGCACATGCAGTAAGCCCCACCAAATTCATCCAACAGTTGAAATTAATGTTTTTGATCCATTATATATTTGGTTTCTGatgatatatgtatatgtgtgtatatatgttttcgACTTCAAGTACTTGATTGATTCCTTatttaattgatataatttgTTTTACCATTGTGATTAGTTACAAACACACAATTGTCTTGGTAGCGTCGGAGGCATGTCACCTGGTGGtccgaagaaaaagaaatatggagatgTCAAGTGAATGTTTTAACAACTGAGATCGATAAAACATTGAATACTGAATACGAAGCGTGAGTAAAATCTCTCTTAACCAATTTACGGCTCCTTGCGATGTCGGATATATATGGAACTCAGTCTACGACATTAATGTCTGCCTATCTTCTTGTACAAAGACCTTTGCTCTCATGCGAGGGTCGTTTTCCAAATGAAATCCAAGGCGATTGCGAACTAGTCATTCTTCCACTCGATCCAAGGAAatagaattattagtggcctcgACCCCTAATTGATTGGTATCCACGTCTTACCATTGACGTGTGTAGTTCTCGGATAATTGGAAGCCATGATATATAGATGTGTGTAAGTGAGCAACTTAACGATGGAGCTAAgccattttcaattttcatataCTATGTTTGAATTACCTGCAATCCGTGAAGGCAGGCGCACTTGATGTTTCTAGCTAGCTATATACAACTAGAAGGCGGCAGATCATCCTATATTTTAAGCAACTCACTGTCTCTCTCTCCCTACTCCAATCATGATTAGTGCCTTGCAAGTAGTTTCATTTTTCTCGATCTTTAATTAAATGTTCACTAAAACCACATAAATTCTAGTAATTTGTAcgtgttggtgttggtgttgatGTTGACGGAAGGTGGCAAGAAAGAGTCCTCTACATGTGGGAAAGAGTCCTCTACATGTGGGTGTGGTTTTCGGTACAAAAGCAAACAGAGCTTAAGATCGTCCGAGCAATTCACAGGGGACGGGATATATGGCATAATTACTGTGATTCTCAACACTAACCCTTTCTTGCAAGGCTCAAATTCCAAGTTCCACTGTAACACTATTATGTGTTACGTGTTTATATTTTAGACTAAACTCTATATGAAGGGAGCTAACTAATTAATTTtctattataaaaaaatataataataataataaatctttTTCAACTTTTATGTTTATCTAATGGCTTACATTAGATTAGTCACGAAAGATTTGCAACCCAAGTTAAATATGAGATTCGGCTCAAATTTAGATTTGGAACGATTTGAAAAACCTTAGATACTATTTTCTTTAGAACGTGCCTCACGCGCCTAGGCAAGAGAGGAAAATACACCGTTCTCTCCCAGCCAAACAGAGCCGACGGTCTCGCCGCTGCGTTCTGGCCCGGGAGAGGATTAATGATGTGGAGATGGAGTGGGCTTTCAGGGCGGCGGTATGGTTCATGGAGGGAGGAGGTTTCTCCGGTTTCGGGCGGCACGGATCGAGCTCGATCTGTGTTTCTCAAATCTAGGGTGGAGGCAGTGGTGCAGCAGTGACTGACTTCGGCTTTCCAGTGGTGGTTTCTGGCGCCATCGATCCTGTGTGGGTTGTGGCTGTGGCGATTCAGTACGGATCGAGGCTGTGGAGATCTCAAATGGGATTTGCCTCCGCTTTGGTCTGGGATCGTTTTGTGGCTGTCTGCCTGGTGTAGGGGCTGGTTATGAcatgacaaggtagtggagcgGTGAAGGGATTCGGCACAAAGGCGTTTTGTTGTAAGGCGGTGACGTGGTGGCGACAAGGCTTACTGGAGGCGAGAATGGTTGCCTGCTGCGCTTGGTTCTGGCTGTGGGAGGTGGTGTTTGGGCCTGGCTTTTGGGCTTGGGTCTCTTTGGTGGTCTTTGGTTTTTGgttgctttgttttttgttggTTGCTTTTAGTTGTTGTCTTGTTGAaaataagtccctcctcttgtGAGCGAGGGGTTGGGGTTTGGTGTTTCTGGGTAGTGTCGATGCCATTGTTTTGGTGTTATGGTCAGTTTGCTGTGTCTTGGTCTGGTCATTTGTCGGTGCTTCTTGGTTATCAacgtgatggtgaatcacccttacacgtggCCGGGGGTTTTGGGTTGCGGTGTCCGAACgggtgaaaacagttcatcTTAATGTTGGGGGCTGGGTTGTATCGGTACAGGTTTGGTTGGTACTCATTGTAGCTCGAGGGTAGGAGCGTAAAATTGGGTTAGGGGTTGAGcctttttggctcatggaagtcaCTCATGTTTACGGTCCCATAACTATGGATGTATTGCTATGTAATCGgtttggttattaatggaattttatcttctcaaaaaaaaaaaaaaaattgggtcgATTTTGGGACTGAATCAAGATTTGGGATTTGAGTTGGATCTCAATCTTAATTGGGTTTTGTGCTAACGGTGTTTACTATTAAGAGGTCGCTTCTAGCACAACATGCATGCTTGAAGTACTGATGCCACAATGCAGAAAACCCACCGTAGACCTCAAGGTGTACACCTTAACATGTTATGAAAAATAACCTACGCCTAAAGATCACCACTGTATAGGATGTGGCTAGCAAAACTCTAAGGTTAGGGTTTGTCGTCATGCTCTCCCcacattgttttattttttaattgggaGTGAGGTAGCAAGTCACCTCGGTTACGTTAGTGAGTTAGTAACACACCTACTCAGTCAATATACGGACCAAGGTCCACAAGAGTATTCCAGAAAAGCCGGACTAATCTCTCTCCGCAGGCTCACAAACCCGAAAACCCCTTAAACCTGCTGACTTGCCACAAACTGGTGGGAGTTAAGACTCGAACTCTAGACATGGGGGTTTCATACTAGGCAGTCGACCAACCTTACCACATCAACTGGTTAcattgttttattttatgataCTAATTTAGGAGCTTATTATAATTAAATGGTTAAATAGtattgtttgtttcaattttgtgGTATTTAGTCTAGTTTATAATTTTAAAGAGCAATTATGGTAAAGTTGGCGGTTAATGATATCAAAGTAttgaagttttttattttattttggggtTGTGactacttacccaatttcagcttaaaaattgcccacttactccactaaattttttttaaccctATTTACCCAATATAATATCTAGTGACAATTTTacccctattaattaaattaaaactcatctctctctctctctctctctatgttcgTTGCAGGAACATTGTCTCCAATTACGTCATCTGCACCTCCAAGTCCGATTACTTCGTCTTCTTTATCTTTATCCGTCGTCCCTCTGCCCTCAATCTCCAATCTCCGATCGGCGGTGTGCTGGATCGTATCCGAAGCTCGAAGTCGTCCCTCTACCCTCAATCTCCGATCGGTGGTGCGCTGGATCGCATCCGAAGCTCGAAGAGGTTAGATCCAATAGGTTTTCATTATCGGAGAGAAGGCTCGAAGCTTTGAATAAAGCCGGAAGTGCTAGTCTCAGCTTCGGAACTCCTGGGGTTTTAGGCAGAGGAGGAAAGAAGCATTCAGAGCAGGACTCAGCGCAAAGCACTTCGGTGAGAAATCTAGCTTCGATTGGAGGTTGTGCTCTGAGCAAAGCTCCAGTGTACAATGGCGGCAGAGCAGGGAGTCCTTCTAGAAAATCCCGGGAGTTTTCGATGGGGCATTCAGAGCGTTGATTTGGTGATTGGATACAGGGTTAAGGTTTTGGTGGATTTCATTagtttgatttgtgttttgaTTTTCAGGTACTGATTCGAATTTGGCCTCTGAGATTGATGGCGGCTACGCcattccctttttcttttcttttttgggtagtccacatGCCACAAGTTGTCTAGTATGAGAAAATATGCAGAAaaaatgttttaattccagttatGTACTAGAATAGCATATGTTTGGTAGATCTACAATTGCCTGTAC is a window from the Rosa chinensis cultivar Old Blush chromosome 2, RchiOBHm-V2, whole genome shotgun sequence genome containing:
- the LOC112184335 gene encoding uncharacterized protein LOC112184335 codes for the protein MEEIERIQVANSQAAAMVALYQLSETPRECGSRPGRDPNVERDREVRGHFLLKDYFVERPVYGEADFRRRYRMQKHVFQCIMEDLCNFDSFWGQKEDAIGKMGFLPEQKMTSALRMLAYSATADQCDEITKMGASTALECLKKYCRQVKFLYAG